A region from the Pelobates fuscus isolate aPelFus1 chromosome 1, aPelFus1.pri, whole genome shotgun sequence genome encodes:
- the LOC134595979 gene encoding ubiquinol-cytochrome-c reductase complex assembly factor 3-like: METVRRIVITTLTLGAFGGVGGVLWLLVAPGEQRRLEMRKNYPEANPATLAEVRKRNELVLQIIKEAAETNENVARKSPWK; the protein is encoded by the exons ATGGAGACGGTGCGGCGGATTGTAATTACGACGCTGACCCTGGGTGCTTTCGGTGGGGTCGGGGGTGTATTGTGGCTCCTGGTAGCCCCAGGAGAGCAGCGCAGGTTAGAGATGCGCAAG AATTATCCAGAAGCGAATCCAGCAACTTTGGCCGAGGTGCGGAAACGAAATGAGTTGGTACTTCAAATTATTAAAGAAGCAGCTGAAACAAATGAGAATGTGGCAAGGAAGTCACCATGGAAATAA